A window from Xiphophorus maculatus strain JP 163 A chromosome 17, X_maculatus-5.0-male, whole genome shotgun sequence encodes these proteins:
- the LOC102217440 gene encoding ninjurin-2-like isoform X5 codes for MQGLGKTERGEQGRDIDLASMRSTMPASGPLQGVSTPTLNMNLYATKKTAAEGMLDIALFLANITHMKTVIEQGAGYRYYAAVLTLISFSLALQIVAGVLIIIIARRDLNEEANQKRLDSLNNKATLAIFLIFITNIFISVLGMERTGLFARMHF; via the exons ATGCAGGGACTGGGGAAGACGGAGAGAGGAGAGCAGGGACGCGACATCGACCTGGCGTCGATGAGATCCACCATGCCAGCCAGCGGCCCGCTGCAG ggaGTTTCCACACCTACCTTGAACATGAACCTGTATGCTACCAAGAAGACAGCAGCTGAAGGCATGCTAGACATCGCTCTGTTCTTGGCTAACATCACGCACATGAAGACTGTCATTGAACAAGGAGCAGGATACAG GTACTATGCTGCTGTCCTGACGCTCATATCCTTCTCCCTGGCTCTTCAGATAGTTGCCGGCGTTTTGATTATCATAATAG CCCGACGGGACTTAAATGAAGAGGCCAACCAGAAACGCCTGGACAGCTTGAACAACAAAGCAACCCTTGCTatcttcctcatcttcatcaccaacatctttatttctgtcctTGGGATGGAGCGCACCGGCCTATTTGCCAGGATGCACTTCTGA
- the LOC102217440 gene encoding ninjurin-2-like isoform X4: MQGLGKTERGEQGRDIDLASMRSTMPASGPLQGVSTPTLNMNLYATKKTAAEGMLDIALFLANITHMKTVIEQGAGYRYYAAVLTLISFSLALQIVAGVLIIIIGRRDLNNSTLQRRLDYLNNITTIIVFITTVLNCFVSTFGMQRTGYFPWLMMRIH; this comes from the exons ATGCAGGGACTGGGGAAGACGGAGAGAGGAGAGCAGGGACGCGACATCGACCTGGCGTCGATGAGATCCACCATGCCAGCCAGCGGCCCGCTGCAG ggaGTTTCCACACCTACCTTGAACATGAACCTGTATGCTACCAAGAAGACAGCAGCTGAAGGCATGCTAGACATCGCTCTGTTCTTGGCTAACATCACGCACATGAAGACTGTCATTGAACAAGGAGCAGGATACAG GTACTATGCTGCTGTCCTGACGCTCATATCCTTCTCCCTGGCTCTTCAGATAGTTGCCGGCGTTTTGATTATCATAATAG GCCGTCGGGATCTGAACAACTCTACTCTGCAAAGACGTCTGGACTACTTGAACAACATAACAACCATCATAGTCTTCATCACAACAGTCCTCAACTGCTTCGTCAGCACGTTTGGCATGCAGCGGACTGGATACTTCCCATGGCTAATGATGCGCATTCATTAA
- the LOC102217440 gene encoding uncharacterized protein LOC102217440 isoform X1 produces MQGLGKTERGEQGRDIDLASMRSTMPASGPLQGVSTPTLNMNLYATKKTAAEGMLDIALFLANITHMKTVIEQGAGYRYSAVLCCCPDAHILLPGSSDSCRRFDYHNRPSGSEQLYSAKTSGLLEQHNNHHSLHHNSPQLLRQHVWHAADWILPMANDAHSLMHTSALQKLMTFFLFLQIGNFAL; encoded by the exons ATGCAGGGACTGGGGAAGACGGAGAGAGGAGAGCAGGGACGCGACATCGACCTGGCGTCGATGAGATCCACCATGCCAGCCAGCGGCCCGCTGCAG ggaGTTTCCACACCTACCTTGAACATGAACCTGTATGCTACCAAGAAGACAGCAGCTGAAGGCATGCTAGACATCGCTCTGTTCTTGGCTAACATCACGCACATGAAGACTGTCATTGAACAAGGAGCAGGATACAGGTACTCCGCT GTACTATGCTGCTGTCCTGACGCTCATATCCTTCTCCCTGGCTCTTCAGATAGTTGCCGGCGTTTTGATTATCATAATAG GCCGTCGGGATCTGAACAACTCTACTCTGCAAAGACGTCTGGACTACTTGAACAACATAACAACCATCATAGTCTTCATCACAACAGTCCTCAACTGCTTCGTCAGCACGTTTGGCATGCAGCGGACTGGATACTTCCCATGGCTAATGATGCGCATTCATTAATGCACACATCAGCTCTACAGAAgcttatgacattttttttgtttttgcaaattgGTAACTTTGctttgtaa
- the LOC102217440 gene encoding ninjurin-2-like isoform X2 — MQGLGKTERGEQGRDIDLASMRSTMPASGPLQGVSTPTLNMNLYATKKTAAEGMLDIALFLANITHMKTVIEQGAGYRYYAAVLTLISFSLALQIVAGVLIIIIARFELTLLPSCRRCLNFLNNLVTGIIFLTLLVNIIKAAFGTQRSCLLRWLFHRFIL, encoded by the exons ATGCAGGGACTGGGGAAGACGGAGAGAGGAGAGCAGGGACGCGACATCGACCTGGCGTCGATGAGATCCACCATGCCAGCCAGCGGCCCGCTGCAG ggaGTTTCCACACCTACCTTGAACATGAACCTGTATGCTACCAAGAAGACAGCAGCTGAAGGCATGCTAGACATCGCTCTGTTCTTGGCTAACATCACGCACATGAAGACTGTCATTGAACAAGGAGCAGGATACAG GTACTATGCTGCTGTCCTGACGCTCATATCCTTCTCCCTGGCTCTTCAGATAGTTGCCGGCGTTTTGATTATCATAATAG CTCGTTTTGAGCTGACACTCCTCCCCTCGTGCCGACGATGTTTGAACTTCCTGAACAATCTGGTCACTGGCATCATCTTCCTCACCCTCCTTGTAAACATCATCAAAGCTGCATTTGGCACACAACGCAGCTGCCTTCTCCGGTGGCTATTTCATCGCTTTATCTTATGA
- the LOC102217440 gene encoding ninjurin-2-like isoform X3, with the protein MQGLGKTERGEQGRDIDLASMRSTMPASGPLQGVSTPTLNMNLYATKKTAAEGMLDIALFLANITHMKTVIEQGAGYRYYAAVLTLISFSLALQIVAGVLIIIIARRDLNVVSNQKRLDYLNNVTTGVIFVTTVTNFFVSFFGSKRTGFFRWLLARLHF; encoded by the exons ATGCAGGGACTGGGGAAGACGGAGAGAGGAGAGCAGGGACGCGACATCGACCTGGCGTCGATGAGATCCACCATGCCAGCCAGCGGCCCGCTGCAG ggaGTTTCCACACCTACCTTGAACATGAACCTGTATGCTACCAAGAAGACAGCAGCTGAAGGCATGCTAGACATCGCTCTGTTCTTGGCTAACATCACGCACATGAAGACTGTCATTGAACAAGGAGCAGGATACAG GTACTATGCTGCTGTCCTGACGCTCATATCCTTCTCCCTGGCTCTTCAGATAGTTGCCGGCGTTTTGATTATCATAATAG CCCGCAGGGACCTGAATGTGGTGTCCAATCAGAAGCGACTCGACTACTTGAACAACGTCACCACGGGCGTCATCTTTGTCACCACTGTGACCAACTTCTTCGTTAGTTTCTTCGGCTCCAAGAGGACCGGCTTCTTCCGCTGGTTGCTGGCCAGACTCCACTTCTGA
- the LOC111611848 gene encoding E3 ubiquitin-protein ligase TRIM38-like: protein MIISVFDLSEEAGREMNKKSFRHETFQRTSRSADMASTCSILYEEQVLCSICLGEFNELVSTPCGHNLCKACITQSWNKKSVGQIEETLRNEMEMLIQKLRSSDSCEAPTQSHAVENMTDNNFLPELWSQPQDELMKIQQSNAVDLTLDPYTASNWLKVSDDGKRLTFRGRQQIFSSFFGRPFKYLPYILAKEGFSSGRFYYEVQVGSCNRWLLGVVKEFINREIYSIPTPEDGAWILNTPSNMFLNQIQTVGVFVDYEEGKVSFHDVEARSEICTITGGSFKETTSLRSFLSSVAGISSIHRPKIYPVFGIYNYYYGASLVITSVCKP, encoded by the exons ATGATCATTTCTGTCTTTGACCTCTCG GAGGAGGCGGGCAGGGAAATGAATAAGAAAAGTTTCAGACATGAAACTTTTCAAAGGACGAGCCGTTCAGCAG ACATGGCCTCAACTTGCAGCATCCTGTATGAAGAACAGGTCCTGTGTTCAATCTGTCTGGGTGAGTTCAATGAGCTCGTCTCCACTCCGTGTGGACACAACCTCTGCAAGGCCTGCATCACCCAGTCCTGGAACAAAAAGTCAGTCGGTCAGATTGAAGAAACACTCAGAAATGAGATGGAGATGCTGATCCAAAAACTTAGGTCGTCTGATTCTTGTGAGGCCCCTACACAGTCACACGCAGTCGAAAATATGACGGATAACAATTTTCTACCTGAGCTGTGGAGTCAGCCTCAGGACGAGCTGATGAAGATCCAGCAATCCAATGCAGTGGACCTGACTCTGGACCCCTACACAGCCAGCAATTGGCTCAAGGTGTCTGACGATGGGAAGCGACTGACCTTTCGTGGACGTCAGCAGATCTTCTCCTCTTTCTTTGGCAGGCCATTTAAGTACCTTCCTTACATACTGGCAAAGGAGGGGTTTTCGTCAGGCAGGTTCTACTATGAAGTCCAGGTCGGCAGCTGTAACAGATGGCTCTTAGGAGTGGTCAAAGAGTTTATTAACAGAGAGATTTACTCCATTCCTACCCCTGAGGATGGGGCGTGGATATTAAACACACCGAGCAACATGTTTCTGAACCAAATTCAGACCGTCGGGGTGTTTGTTGACTACGAGGAGGGTAAAGTCTCTTTCCACGATGTGGAAGCCAGGTCTGAGATATGCACAATTACAGGGGGTTCATTCAAGGAGACAACATCTCTTAGATCATTTCTTTCCTCAGTGGCAGGTATTTCTTCCATTCACAGACCAAAAATATACCCTGTATTTggaatatataattattattatgggGCTAGTCTTGTTATCACCTCTGTATGCAAACCTTAA